Proteins co-encoded in one Candidatus Thiodictyon syntrophicum genomic window:
- the thiC gene encoding phosphomethylpyrimidine synthase ThiC codes for MSAIANEFIQQTTRLSNEVTQPFPNSRKVYVQGSRPDVQVPMREVTLTATHGTQADEENPPVFLYDTSGPYTDPGVPIDLLAGLPALRTPWITERGDTEQLAAPSSHFGRRRQDDAALNHLRFEHLRTPRRAAAGQNVTQLHYARAGIVTPEMEYCAIRENLRLDELRRDPRYARLLRQHRGQSFGAALPETITPAFVRDEVARGRAIIPANINHPELEPMIIGRNFRVKINTNIGNSAVTSSIADEVEKMVWSARWGGDTLMDLSTGKNIHETREWILRNAPMPIGTVPIYQALEKVEGRPEELTWELFRDTLIEQAEQGVDYFTIHAGVLLRYVPLTADRLTGIVSRGGSIMAKWCLAHHQENFLYTHFEETCEILKAYDVAFSLGDGLRPGSIADANDAAQFAELETLGDLTRIAWQHDVQVMIEGPGHVPLQMIKENMDKELADCFEAPFYTLGPLITDIAPAYDHITSGIGAANIGWYGTAMLCYVTPKEHLGLPTKEDVRDGIVTYKIAAHAADLAKGLPGAQVRDNALSKARFEFRWDDQFNLSLDPERAREFHDQTMPHESHKVAHFCSMCGPHFCAMRITQDVRDYAEKHRLDDLEIAIAEGMKEKAQEFVQEGARIYQEV; via the coding sequence ATGAGCGCAATTGCGAACGAATTCATCCAGCAGACGACCCGGCTGTCGAACGAGGTTACCCAGCCCTTCCCCAACTCCCGCAAGGTCTATGTCCAGGGGTCGCGGCCCGACGTGCAGGTACCCATGCGCGAGGTCACCCTGACCGCCACCCACGGCACCCAGGCGGACGAGGAGAACCCGCCGGTCTTCCTCTACGACACCTCCGGACCCTATACCGACCCCGGGGTGCCGATCGACCTGCTGGCCGGTCTGCCGGCCCTGCGCACCCCCTGGATCACGGAGCGCGGCGACACCGAGCAACTCGCCGCGCCCAGTTCGCACTTCGGCCGCCGCCGCCAGGACGACGCGGCGCTCAACCACCTGCGCTTCGAGCACCTGCGCACCCCGCGCCGCGCCGCCGCTGGACAGAATGTCACCCAACTGCACTATGCCCGCGCCGGGATCGTCACCCCCGAGATGGAATATTGCGCCATCCGCGAGAATCTGCGCCTGGACGAACTGCGCCGCGACCCCCGCTACGCCCGACTCCTGCGCCAACACCGCGGCCAGTCATTCGGTGCCGCCCTGCCGGAAACGATCACGCCCGCCTTCGTGCGCGACGAGGTCGCCCGCGGCCGGGCCATCATCCCGGCCAATATCAATCACCCGGAACTGGAGCCCATGATCATCGGGCGCAATTTCCGGGTGAAGATCAACACCAACATCGGCAACTCGGCGGTCACCTCATCCATCGCCGACGAGGTGGAGAAGATGGTCTGGTCGGCCCGCTGGGGCGGCGACACCCTGATGGATCTCTCCACCGGCAAGAACATCCATGAGACCCGCGAGTGGATCCTGCGCAATGCCCCGATGCCCATCGGCACCGTGCCTATTTATCAGGCCCTGGAGAAGGTCGAGGGCCGCCCGGAGGAACTCACCTGGGAGCTCTTCCGCGATACGCTGATCGAGCAGGCCGAGCAGGGGGTGGACTACTTCACCATTCATGCCGGGGTCCTGTTGCGCTATGTCCCGCTCACCGCCGATCGCCTGACCGGCATCGTCTCGCGCGGCGGCTCCATCATGGCCAAGTGGTGCCTGGCCCATCACCAGGAGAACTTCCTCTATACCCATTTCGAGGAGACCTGCGAGATCCTCAAGGCCTATGACGTCGCCTTCAGCCTGGGCGACGGACTGCGCCCCGGCTCCATCGCCGACGCCAACGACGCGGCTCAGTTCGCCGAATTGGAGACGCTGGGCGATCTGACGCGGATTGCCTGGCAGCACGATGTGCAGGTCATGATCGAGGGCCCCGGCCATGTCCCCTTGCAGATGATCAAAGAGAACATGGACAAGGAGTTGGCCGACTGCTTCGAGGCCCCCTTCTATACCCTGGGGCCGCTCATCACCGACATCGCCCCCGCCTATGACCATATCACCTCCGGTATCGGCGCCGCCAACATCGGCTGGTACGGCACCGCCATGCTCTGCTATGTGACGCCCAAGGAGCATCTGGGACTGCCGACCAAAGAGGACGTGCGCGACGGCATCGTGACGTACAAGATCGCCGCCCACGCGGCGGATCTCGCCAAGGGCCTGCCCGGCGCCCAGGTGCGCGACAATGCACTGTCCAAGGCGCGCTTTGAATTCCGCTGGGACGACCAGTTCAATCTCTCGCTCGACCCCGAGCGGGCACGCGAATTCCACGACCAGACCATGCCCCACGAGTCGCACAAGGTGGCCCACTTCTGCAGCATGTGCGGCCCCCATTTCTGCGCCATGCGTATCACCCAGGACGTGCGTGACTATGCTGAGAAGCATCGCCTCGATGACCTGGAGATCGCCATTGCCGAGGGGATGAAGGAGAAGGCGCAGGAATTCGTGCAGGAGGGGGCCAGGATCTACCAGGAGGTCTGA